From a region of the Chlamydiales bacterium genome:
- a CDS encoding DoxX family protein, which produces MESNTCQSSCKSHCGRSIAVLIGRVLMGAVFIIAAISVYSNWQTFIKAVVDVGLPFPAVALSIAIVLKLLGGISLLIGYKVRLGALLLIIFIVPATLLFHHFWSVGPDQVMQSAMDFFRNVFILGALLFVSGCGASCCSIDTACCKSK; this is translated from the coding sequence ATGGAATCAAATACTTGTCAAAGTTCTTGTAAAAGCCATTGTGGACGCAGTATTGCGGTATTAATTGGTAGGGTCTTGATGGGTGCTGTGTTTATTATTGCAGCAATTTCTGTGTATAGCAATTGGCAAACTTTTATTAAAGCAGTTGTAGACGTAGGATTGCCCTTTCCAGCAGTTGCGCTTTCTATTGCGATTGTGCTGAAACTTTTGGGTGGTATTAGCTTATTAATTGGTTATAAGGTTCGCCTTGGAGCTTTGCTTTTGATTATTTTCATCGTTCCTGCAACACTTCTTTTTCATCATTTCTGGAGTGTCGGCCCAGATCAAGTCATGCAATCTGCGATGGATTTTTTTAGAAATGTATTTATTTTAGGGGCTCTTTTGTTCGTTAGCGGCTGTGGTGCCAGTTGCTGTAGCATAGATACTGCTTGCTGTAAAAGTAAATGA
- the bamD gene encoding outer membrane protein assembly factor BamD, with the protein MQFFKSLIFSALVICCALVEIQADTPLNSDLQESQTNNIQSNDVQGVPSQLFAGGIYEKGCMAYNDKDWGRAVAAFVEFIHRYPNASMANDARFYLGISYFELSDYEQANKAFSAYLRDNCTPRYFEEALRYKFCIAEKFRMGACKHLFGFKKLPQWVSAEKEALDIYDEIATTLPNDDIAVLSLYSKAVLLLQMCNFRESAEEFQAVIRRFPRHPVAPASYLGVSCCYLKESSLEANNPDLLALAILNLKKFRNDFPGDPRIEVVEQQFCQIEELYASGFYEMAQFYERTEYFHAAYIYYATTVREFPGTSYARLAREKIEEWQILFGPKSPIRD; encoded by the coding sequence ATGCAATTTTTTAAATCATTAATATTTAGTGCCTTAGTGATTTGTTGCGCTTTGGTGGAGATTCAGGCAGATACCCCTTTAAATAGTGATCTACAAGAATCTCAAACTAATAATATTCAAAGCAATGACGTTCAAGGTGTTCCTTCGCAATTATTTGCAGGTGGAATCTACGAAAAAGGATGCATGGCCTATAATGATAAAGATTGGGGACGAGCAGTAGCTGCCTTTGTTGAATTCATTCATCGTTATCCCAATGCGTCTATGGCGAATGATGCAAGGTTTTATTTAGGTATTTCTTATTTTGAGCTTTCTGATTATGAACAAGCTAATAAGGCATTTTCTGCATATTTAAGGGATAATTGTACGCCAAGATATTTTGAAGAGGCTTTGCGCTATAAATTTTGTATAGCAGAAAAGTTTCGTATGGGTGCATGTAAGCATCTTTTTGGTTTTAAAAAGCTTCCTCAGTGGGTTTCTGCGGAAAAAGAGGCCTTAGATATCTATGATGAAATCGCAACAACGTTGCCAAATGATGATATAGCCGTACTTTCACTGTATAGTAAAGCAGTTCTTTTGTTACAGATGTGTAATTTTCGTGAAAGTGCAGAAGAGTTTCAAGCTGTGATTAGGCGTTTTCCAAGGCATCCTGTGGCACCTGCAAGTTATTTAGGAGTCTCTTGTTGCTACCTAAAAGAGAGTAGTCTGGAAGCAAATAATCCTGACTTATTGGCCCTTGCTATTCTTAATCTTAAAAAATTTAGAAATGATTTTCCAGGGGATCCTAGAATTGAAGTTGTAGAACAGCAATTTTGTCAAATTGAGGAGTTGTATGCTAGTGGCTTTTATGAAATGGCGCAGTTTTATGAAAGAACAGAGTATTTTCATGCAGCATACATTTATTATGCAACGACAGTAAGAGAGTTTCCTGGCACATCTTATGCTCGTCTTGCAAGAGAAAAAATTGAAGAATGGCAAATACTTTTTGGTCCAAAATCTCCGATAAGGGATTAG
- a CDS encoding ATP-binding protein, translating to MQFVASLEMLPSMLELINAQLKKMACTSKERHQIEVSVEEALVNVINYAYCESPGKVEIVCISPALNQIEIVIKDWGIPFNPETFANRIQKDLSLEERKVGGLGVYFMHQLMDAVSYKREGGANILTMVKKINPEYLADKKFCP from the coding sequence TTGCAGTTTGTAGCTTCTTTAGAAATGCTTCCTAGTATGCTTGAGCTTATAAATGCTCAATTAAAAAAAATGGCATGTACAAGTAAAGAAAGACATCAAATTGAAGTTTCTGTTGAAGAAGCGCTTGTAAATGTGATTAATTATGCATATTGCGAAAGTCCCGGTAAAGTTGAGATTGTCTGCATATCTCCTGCGTTAAATCAAATAGAAATAGTAATTAAAGATTGGGGAATTCCCTTTAATCCCGAGACCTTTGCAAACAGAATTCAGAAAGATCTGTCTCTTGAAGAGAGAAAAGTAGGGGGGCTTGGCGTCTATTTTATGCATCAACTTATGGACGCTGTCTCCTATAAAAGAGAAGGCGGAGCAAATATTCTGACGATGGTCAAAAAAATTAATCCTGAATATCTGGCTGATAAGAAATTTTGTCCATGA
- a CDS encoding D-alanyl-D-alanine carboxypeptidase, translated as MRFFDSLFVSLSGFLSCALIACIHADPLNCSVSAESAILINADTGMVLFEKNVSAQHFPASITKIATALYALKQKPEELDTKLVAEQDAIGSITPSAKRKNNYKKPAYWIETGSTHIGIKKGEELPFRDLLHAILVASANDASNIVAQYIGKGSIEHFIEGLNAYLKEIGCQETHFLNPHGLHHPDHKTSARDMALIAREAMKIQLFSEIVAKKNYVCAKTNKQPARPIAQSNLLLKKGSYYYEKAIGIKNGYTSDAGHTLVAAAREGDRTLIAVVLACNERQETCQDVITLFNAAFSEVPVKQSMLKKGLQQHQLAIEGASSLLQTYLVNDFELEYFPSEEQDVKAILQWKNELILPVHENDQVGSILLYRADDKLIADIPLLAYSDVKPSFWFSLKSKLGKLSEWSVVARGTLLLGIISVITGVFWWLKGRKRLRYEVK; from the coding sequence ATGCGTTTTTTTGATAGCCTTTTTGTTTCTTTAAGTGGTTTTCTTTCTTGTGCTTTAATTGCATGTATTCACGCGGATCCCTTAAATTGCTCTGTTTCAGCCGAATCTGCTATTTTAATTAACGCGGATACAGGAATGGTCCTTTTTGAAAAAAATGTATCCGCACAACATTTTCCAGCCAGTATTACCAAAATTGCAACAGCTCTTTATGCATTAAAGCAAAAGCCAGAGGAGTTGGATACAAAGCTTGTAGCAGAGCAAGATGCAATTGGCTCTATAACGCCATCAGCGAAGAGAAAAAACAATTATAAGAAACCTGCATATTGGATTGAAACAGGCTCAACACACATTGGAATCAAAAAAGGGGAAGAACTCCCTTTTAGAGACCTTTTGCATGCCATATTAGTTGCATCCGCAAATGATGCATCTAATATTGTAGCTCAATATATTGGTAAGGGGTCTATAGAGCATTTTATAGAAGGTTTGAATGCTTATTTAAAGGAAATTGGATGTCAGGAGACTCATTTTTTAAATCCACATGGCCTTCACCACCCTGACCATAAAACATCAGCGCGTGATATGGCTCTTATTGCAAGAGAAGCTATGAAAATTCAGCTTTTTTCAGAAATTGTTGCCAAAAAAAATTATGTATGCGCAAAAACTAACAAGCAGCCGGCAAGACCTATTGCTCAATCAAATTTATTGTTAAAAAAAGGCTCTTATTATTATGAAAAGGCAATCGGAATTAAAAATGGTTACACATCAGATGCAGGGCATACATTAGTTGCTGCTGCAAGAGAAGGAGATCGAACTTTGATAGCCGTAGTGCTTGCATGTAATGAGAGGCAAGAAACTTGTCAGGATGTGATTACATTATTTAATGCAGCCTTTTCTGAAGTACCTGTAAAGCAATCTATGTTAAAAAAGGGATTGCAGCAGCACCAACTTGCAATTGAAGGAGCTTCTTCCTTGCTTCAAACATATCTTGTAAATGATTTTGAGCTAGAATATTTTCCTTCAGAAGAACAGGATGTTAAAGCTATTTTGCAATGGAAAAATGAGCTTATTTTACCGGTACATGAAAATGATCAAGTAGGAAGTATTTTATTGTACAGAGCGGATGATAAATTGATTGCGGATATACCTCTTCTTGCGTACAGCGATGTTAAACCCTCATTTTGGTTTTCATTAAAAAGTAAGCTTGGAAAATTAAGTGAGTGGTCTGTTGTTGCACGAGGAACATTGTTGCTAGGGATTATATCTGTAATAACGGGTGTTTTTTGGTGGCTTAAGGGTCGCAAAAGGTTGAGGTATGAAGTTAAATGA
- the rsmA gene encoding 16S rRNA (adenine(1518)-N(6)/adenine(1519)-N(6))-dimethyltransferase RsmA, whose amino-acid sequence MPLYKPSELRTFLDGLGVFAKKSLSQNFLIDANILQKIVALGNIDKDDLILEIGPGPGALTESLLQTKASILAVEKDPIFAKELLRLQTEHLQLTVFEDDILKFPIENVLEKHLKKGKKAKLIANLPYHLTTPILAKVIPMHSYFSTIIVMVQEEVAKRFVAHPGNADYSSFTVFLNFYSTPVYGFKVSRKCFYPVPKVDSAVVVLNLKEAPNINTEAFFKLTRTAFGQRRKMMRASLSSLYSSKDIMEALEKLGKNPLSRPEELSLNEFLALFELLSSCYLNIHK is encoded by the coding sequence ATGCCTCTATATAAACCCTCGGAACTTAGAACATTTCTTGACGGTCTTGGCGTCTTTGCAAAAAAAAGCCTTTCACAAAATTTTCTAATCGATGCAAATATTCTACAAAAGATTGTAGCTCTTGGCAACATCGATAAAGATGACCTTATATTAGAAATTGGCCCAGGCCCAGGAGCCCTTACCGAAAGTCTTTTACAAACAAAAGCCAGCATACTTGCAGTAGAAAAGGACCCTATCTTTGCAAAAGAACTCTTGAGGCTGCAAACAGAGCATCTTCAACTAACTGTATTTGAGGATGATATTTTAAAATTTCCTATCGAAAATGTCCTAGAAAAACATTTAAAAAAGGGAAAAAAAGCAAAACTCATCGCCAATCTTCCCTATCACCTTACAACGCCCATACTTGCCAAAGTAATTCCCATGCATTCCTACTTCTCTACGATCATCGTCATGGTACAAGAAGAAGTTGCAAAGCGCTTTGTTGCACATCCTGGAAATGCAGACTACTCTTCTTTCACAGTATTTTTGAATTTTTATTCAACTCCTGTTTATGGCTTTAAAGTCAGTAGAAAATGCTTTTATCCAGTTCCTAAAGTAGACTCTGCTGTTGTAGTACTCAATCTAAAAGAAGCTCCAAACATTAACACAGAAGCATTTTTCAAACTTACCCGCACAGCCTTCGGACAGAGACGCAAAATGATGAGAGCATCTCTTAGTTCACTTTATTCCTCCAAGGATATAATGGAGGCTTTAGAAAAACTTGGAAAAAATCCTCTTTCAAGACCTGAAGAATTATCCCTCAATGAGTTTTTAGCTCTTTTTGAATTACTTAGCTCATGTTACTTAAATATACACAAATAA
- a CDS encoding RsmB/NOP family class I SAM-dependent RNA methyltransferase, which produces MAIHSQKSSFQAFREHHLIQLLNGFEGTHYPLDLYISFYFKDNRALGSKDRAEISDLAYSLVRWKGLLDHLSKNSSSWEERYYTYKKYSPFDSTELHSLDLYIQASFPKELFQLIEESYGKNTLSLCKICNTRAPTTVRINPLKTTRDKLLQSWQETHNLSPCKVSSLGITFHEKVHFFSMPEFKNGLFEMQDEGSQLIAEMIQAKPGDLVLDYCAGSGGKTLGFAHKLQGKGQIYLHDVRPKALQEAKQRLKRAGIQNGQIIRSDDTYLKKLKKKMDWVLVDAPCSGTGTLRRNPDMKWRFSKNNFNLLLGEQRLIFEKALSFVKPHGFIVYATCSLLKQENELQTEHFLKTYPIVQVGTVFKSLPTLNGMDGFYAVLFQKKESLLLNSQPGLCTKD; this is translated from the coding sequence ATGGCAATTCATTCACAAAAATCAAGCTTTCAAGCCTTTCGAGAACATCATCTTATCCAACTTCTTAATGGGTTTGAAGGTACACACTACCCCCTCGACCTATATATTAGTTTTTATTTTAAAGACAACAGGGCTCTTGGCTCAAAAGATCGTGCTGAAATCAGCGATTTAGCCTATTCATTAGTGCGCTGGAAAGGATTACTCGACCATCTATCTAAAAATTCCTCTTCTTGGGAAGAGCGCTACTACACTTATAAAAAATATTCTCCTTTTGACAGTACAGAATTACACTCCCTTGACCTTTACATTCAAGCAAGTTTTCCAAAAGAACTCTTTCAACTAATTGAAGAGAGCTATGGTAAAAATACACTTTCTCTTTGCAAAATTTGTAATACAAGAGCACCTACTACTGTGAGGATCAACCCTTTAAAAACTACAAGAGATAAACTACTACAATCTTGGCAAGAGACGCACAATCTATCCCCTTGTAAAGTATCTTCTTTAGGCATTACTTTTCATGAAAAAGTCCATTTTTTCTCCATGCCAGAATTTAAAAATGGTCTTTTTGAAATGCAAGATGAGGGAAGCCAACTCATTGCAGAAATGATCCAAGCAAAACCTGGAGATCTTGTATTGGACTATTGTGCAGGTTCTGGAGGCAAAACGCTTGGATTTGCACATAAATTGCAAGGAAAGGGCCAAATCTATTTACACGATGTGCGCCCCAAGGCGCTTCAAGAAGCAAAGCAGCGTCTAAAGCGCGCAGGGATCCAAAATGGTCAAATTATTCGATCAGATGATACCTACCTAAAAAAACTCAAAAAAAAGATGGACTGGGTCTTAGTAGATGCCCCTTGCAGTGGAACAGGAACGCTTAGAAGAAATCCCGATATGAAATGGAGGTTTTCAAAAAATAATTTTAATTTATTACTTGGAGAACAACGTCTAATTTTTGAAAAGGCCCTCAGTTTTGTAAAACCCCACGGATTTATTGTTTACGCAACATGTAGCTTATTGAAACAAGAAAATGAACTGCAAACAGAGCACTTTTTAAAGACTTATCCTATTGTGCAGGTAGGAACTGTTTTTAAGTCACTTCCAACTCTCAATGGAATGGATGGTTTTTATGCAGTATTATTTCAAAAAAAAGAGTCTCTTCTGTTAAACTCGCAACCTGGACTTTGCACAAAGGATTAA
- a CDS encoding D-alanyl-D-alanine carboxypeptidase, with amino-acid sequence MYIIQWIRIFSITLFFCFYQIALDAKIVLKLAQCTVVSESAILIDADSGEILFQKNASKPCFPASLTKIATALYALKAKKIEQNTLIEASQNAIGTITPAAKRKNNYKFPSYWIETGSTHISICKGEKLSFKDLLYAVLMGSANDASNVLAEYVGDGSIDKFMKDLNLYLKKIGCKETCFLNPHGLHHPKHQTSARDLAIMARNAMKIPLFADIVCKKSYVCKETNEKPCRSLVQRNSLLREGSDYYKYAIGIKTGYTLDAGPTLVAAAKKDGRTLIAVVLLCKKRSNANQDVIKLFNAGFAL; translated from the coding sequence ATGTATATTATTCAATGGATTAGAATTTTTTCTATAACCCTATTTTTCTGTTTTTATCAGATTGCCTTAGATGCAAAAATAGTTTTAAAATTGGCTCAATGTACGGTTGTGTCAGAGTCTGCTATTTTGATAGATGCTGATAGTGGAGAAATTCTCTTTCAAAAAAATGCATCAAAGCCTTGTTTTCCAGCAAGTCTTACAAAGATTGCAACAGCTCTTTATGCATTAAAGGCAAAAAAAATAGAGCAAAATACTTTAATAGAGGCTTCTCAAAATGCGATAGGTACTATAACTCCTGCTGCAAAACGTAAAAATAATTATAAGTTCCCGTCATACTGGATTGAGACAGGCTCGACTCACATTTCGATTTGCAAAGGAGAGAAACTTTCTTTTAAAGATTTGCTATACGCAGTGTTGATGGGCTCTGCAAATGATGCATCTAATGTATTGGCAGAATATGTGGGTGATGGTTCAATTGATAAATTCATGAAAGACTTGAATCTGTATTTGAAAAAAATAGGATGTAAAGAAACTTGTTTTTTAAATCCTCACGGTTTGCATCACCCAAAGCACCAAACATCAGCAAGAGATCTTGCAATTATGGCAAGAAATGCGATGAAGATACCGCTATTTGCCGATATTGTATGTAAAAAGAGTTATGTATGTAAAGAAACGAATGAAAAACCTTGTCGTAGTCTTGTTCAGCGCAATTCTCTTCTTAGAGAAGGATCTGACTATTACAAATATGCAATTGGGATTAAAACAGGTTATACATTAGATGCGGGCCCTACATTGGTGGCTGCTGCTAAAAAAGATGGTCGCACTTTGATTGCTGTTGTGCTTCTTTGTAAAAAAAGAAGCAATGCAAACCAAGATGTTATTAAGTTATTTAACGCAGGATTTGCATTGTAA
- the lnt gene encoding apolipoprotein N-acyltransferase, with amino-acid sequence MSFFFLVIVSFVLVAFGEPAWFPLLAPIAATVGYALFWKAMLQKPSRAYRFSLATFWFASIFAVHLSWMTTTAFVGASILILYFILIFAIGVQFGLLSLLIPFNKQLSLSRILFISGVWVFMEYSRLFVLSGFSWNPVGLSLTAFNLSLQLVSVVGIYGLSFLVICANLLALKVIINRGTLKTKIAWIASAIFPYIFGFFTLAYHEKESMQNKEGFLSALLVQTAVLPNQKASFDDGEKQLTPLEQWEKILYLLSEHRGRDIDLIVFPEGTVSYPSDLLLYSYDSLFYHFDHYFGGKSVAHLPPLIEPLAVWQEDRRFWAVSNRYWAWAISNVFSADVVVGLEAIEKRGEQFLGFQSAFYVKPGTHIHDHYDKQILVPIGEYIPFSWCKKLASRFGIYDSFTPGNCMQVFDGKVVTSLSICYEETYGHLMREGKLQGSKCFVNITNDGWYPGSKLPEQHFYHSRLRSVENGVPLIRACNTGVTAVVDSVGRVICQIPLEHELSAGGILAKVPLYSYNTLYTYWGDYCILTISLVCVLSFLLKIKTKDML; translated from the coding sequence TTGAGCTTTTTCTTTTTAGTTATTGTTTCATTTGTATTAGTAGCATTTGGTGAGCCTGCTTGGTTTCCACTGCTTGCTCCCATCGCTGCAACGGTAGGCTACGCCCTTTTTTGGAAGGCAATGTTACAAAAGCCCTCTAGGGCCTACCGTTTTTCCCTTGCAACATTTTGGTTTGCATCTATTTTTGCCGTTCATCTTTCATGGATGACGACAACGGCATTCGTGGGCGCCTCCATTTTAATTTTATATTTTATTTTAATTTTTGCTATAGGTGTGCAATTTGGCCTTTTGAGTCTTTTGATACCCTTCAATAAACAACTTTCTCTATCAAGAATTTTGTTTATTTCTGGTGTTTGGGTATTTATGGAGTATTCAAGGTTATTTGTGCTTTCTGGATTTTCGTGGAACCCCGTAGGACTTTCTCTTACAGCTTTTAATTTGTCTTTGCAGCTTGTGTCTGTTGTTGGGATATATGGTCTCTCTTTTTTAGTTATCTGTGCCAATTTACTAGCTTTGAAAGTAATTATAAATAGAGGGACTCTAAAAACAAAAATAGCATGGATTGCTTCGGCAATTTTTCCCTATATTTTTGGTTTTTTTACGCTAGCTTATCATGAAAAAGAGAGTATGCAGAATAAAGAAGGTTTTTTATCGGCTTTATTAGTACAAACGGCGGTTTTACCTAATCAAAAGGCGAGCTTTGACGATGGGGAAAAACAGCTCACTCCTTTAGAGCAGTGGGAGAAAATTCTTTATCTTCTCAGTGAACATAGGGGAAGGGATATCGATCTTATTGTTTTTCCAGAAGGCACTGTTTCTTATCCGTCAGATCTCCTTCTCTATTCATATGATTCTTTATTTTACCATTTTGATCACTATTTTGGTGGTAAATCTGTTGCCCATTTACCTCCTCTTATTGAACCTCTTGCCGTCTGGCAAGAAGATAGGAGGTTTTGGGCGGTTTCCAATCGTTATTGGGCGTGGGCTATTTCAAATGTTTTTTCAGCGGATGTGGTTGTTGGTCTTGAAGCAATTGAAAAGAGAGGGGAGCAGTTTTTAGGCTTTCAATCTGCTTTTTATGTAAAGCCGGGTACGCACATTCATGATCACTATGATAAACAGATACTTGTTCCTATTGGAGAATATATCCCTTTTAGTTGGTGTAAGAAACTTGCATCTCGTTTTGGAATTTACGACTCGTTTACACCGGGGAATTGTATGCAAGTATTTGATGGTAAGGTTGTTACGTCACTATCGATCTGTTATGAAGAGACATATGGTCATCTTATGAGAGAGGGTAAGTTGCAGGGTAGTAAATGTTTTGTGAACATAACAAATGATGGATGGTATCCTGGTTCTAAATTGCCAGAGCAACACTTTTATCATAGTAGACTGCGCTCTGTAGAAAATGGAGTGCCTCTCATTCGTGCTTGTAATACTGGAGTTACCGCGGTAGTAGATAGTGTAGGTAGGGTAATCTGTCAAATTCCACTAGAGCATGAGCTTTCTGCGGGGGGCATTTTAGCAAAAGTACCTCTTTATTCCTATAATACGCTTTATACTTATTGGGGGGATTATTGTATTTTAACTATTTCGCTAGTTTGTGTTTTATCCTTCTTGCTCAAAATAAAAACAAAAGATATGCTCTAG
- a CDS encoding SurA N-terminal domain-containing protein yields the protein MKKVLILLASISLFVMTLNAASMMPSQRVPELTVNNIVLAKINGKAISVYDLMKKMDFIFYREFPQYAHSTEARYQFFKVNWSHMLDEMIDAELILANAKEVKITVSEGDVRQEIEAIFGPNVVVNIDKLDLTYQEVFKMVQNDITTKRMTYSMAQVHAFNRVGPKEIKAAYEAYNKEHPIERAWDYRVISIKAPNQLKGSAVAELTYKLLSQDNTPLDSLATTLNKSHLLTQDTTVSVSEEMHSTFKELSDTYKSALTELAPNTYSKPAFQVSRSNKQALYRIFYITKYTPSGVVPLAQVEEQLKNVLLDQAIQEETALYRKKLRKRFGIDDTYLKSMIPEGFEPFTLN from the coding sequence ATGAAAAAAGTTCTTATTTTACTCGCATCTATTTCCCTATTTGTTATGACACTAAATGCAGCATCTATGATGCCCTCTCAAAGGGTTCCTGAGCTAACTGTTAACAACATTGTTCTTGCAAAAATCAATGGCAAAGCTATTTCTGTTTATGACCTCATGAAAAAGATGGATTTCATCTTTTACAGAGAATTTCCTCAATATGCTCATTCTACAGAAGCTCGCTATCAATTTTTCAAAGTTAATTGGTCTCATATGTTAGATGAGATGATCGATGCAGAGCTTATTCTTGCAAATGCCAAAGAGGTAAAGATTACTGTATCAGAAGGGGATGTAAGACAAGAAATAGAAGCTATATTTGGCCCTAATGTCGTTGTCAACATTGACAAACTAGATCTTACCTACCAAGAAGTATTTAAGATGGTCCAAAATGATATTACAACAAAGCGCATGACCTATTCGATGGCGCAAGTGCACGCTTTCAATCGTGTGGGACCCAAAGAAATTAAAGCAGCTTACGAGGCTTATAATAAAGAGCACCCCATAGAAAGGGCATGGGATTATCGCGTCATCTCCATTAAAGCTCCAAACCAACTAAAGGGCTCAGCTGTTGCTGAACTTACTTATAAATTACTTTCTCAAGACAATACCCCTCTAGACTCTCTTGCTACAACCCTAAATAAAAGCCACTTATTAACTCAAGATACAACCGTAAGCGTTTCTGAAGAAATGCATAGTACATTTAAAGAACTTTCAGACACCTATAAAAGCGCTCTTACAGAGCTTGCTCCCAACACTTATTCTAAACCAGCTTTTCAGGTAAGTAGAAGTAACAAACAAGCACTCTATCGCATCTTCTATATTACTAAATATACGCCTTCTGGAGTAGTTCCCTTGGCTCAAGTTGAAGAACAACTTAAAAACGTTCTTCTAGACCAGGCGATCCAAGAAGAGACAGCACTTTATCGCAAGAAGCTGCGTAAACGTTTTGGAATTGACGATACATACCTCAAGTCGATGATTCCAGAAGGGTTTGAACCCTTTACCTTAAACTAG
- the lptE gene encoding LPS assembly lipoprotein LptE produces the protein MKLLLFLVVGLFFCSCGYRLGSSSCLDTNKTIMIPYVRGDLDGTFTQELIKQVSRTTELRYVSSCADYILCVTFVDRKEDAIGYRYERTYENQLGKRLVASEERVTLIAKVELMDFRTKKVIAGPFCIADSINYDFAPETSPQNDTTFSLGQLDFKPAAVDAARAPLHRSLAKKIVDYLVYASF, from the coding sequence ATGAAGCTTTTGTTATTTTTAGTAGTGGGATTATTTTTTTGCTCTTGTGGATATAGGCTTGGAAGCTCTTCTTGTCTAGACACAAATAAGACAATCATGATCCCCTATGTTCGAGGTGATCTAGATGGGACTTTTACGCAAGAGCTTATCAAACAAGTTAGTAGAACCACAGAACTTAGATATGTATCATCTTGTGCAGATTATATTTTGTGTGTGACTTTTGTAGATAGAAAAGAAGACGCCATAGGCTATCGCTATGAGAGAACGTATGAAAATCAGCTGGGCAAGAGACTTGTTGCATCAGAGGAAAGAGTAACACTTATTGCAAAGGTAGAACTTATGGATTTTAGGACAAAAAAAGTTATTGCCGGTCCTTTTTGTATTGCAGATAGTATAAATTACGATTTTGCTCCCGAAACGAGCCCGCAAAATGACACAACATTTTCGCTTGGTCAATTGGATTTTAAGCCAGCAGCTGTGGATGCAGCCAGAGCTCCACTCCATCGTAGTTTAGCCAAAAAAATTGTTGATTACCTTGTATATGCTAGTTTTTAG
- the lpxC gene encoding UDP-3-O-acyl-N-acetylglucosamine deacetylase yields MSRCQNTLKQKVSFSGMGLHTGNEVTMTFCPEKEGTGIVFERVDLPGNPVIPATIEYVQETSRSTTIGIGSVRVHTVEHVLAALCAYGVDNVRIQVSAAEPPVGDGSSLPFVEMIEKSGVQQQALSLPIVQLNKPVYWSKGDIHLVALPSPEYRVSYTLHYPSSAAIRCQYFSAVIDKDSFKKEIAPCRTFALYDEVALLMDRGLIKGGSLENAVVIKDDVIFSKEGLKFPDEMARHKILDIIGDLSLVGFPFLAHIIAIRSGHTANTAFAKEIFNYITMESH; encoded by the coding sequence GTGAGTCGGTGTCAAAATACCCTAAAACAGAAGGTGTCTTTTTCTGGAATGGGACTTCACACGGGTAATGAAGTTACAATGACTTTTTGTCCTGAAAAAGAGGGGACTGGTATTGTTTTTGAGAGAGTAGATTTGCCTGGAAATCCGGTGATTCCTGCAACTATTGAGTATGTACAAGAAACTTCTCGTAGCACAACAATTGGAATTGGAAGTGTAAGGGTGCATACCGTAGAACATGTGCTTGCCGCACTTTGCGCTTATGGGGTGGACAACGTGCGCATACAAGTTTCTGCTGCAGAACCACCCGTGGGTGATGGCAGTTCTTTGCCTTTTGTTGAGATGATAGAAAAAAGCGGCGTTCAGCAACAGGCGTTATCTCTTCCTATCGTGCAGTTAAACAAGCCAGTTTATTGGTCTAAGGGGGACATTCATCTTGTTGCTCTACCTTCTCCAGAGTATAGAGTAAGTTATACACTGCACTATCCAAGTTCGGCTGCAATTCGTTGCCAGTATTTTTCTGCTGTTATAGATAAAGATTCTTTTAAAAAGGAAATTGCTCCTTGTCGCACGTTTGCTCTGTATGATGAAGTTGCGCTTTTAATGGATCGTGGTTTAATTAAGGGAGGCAGTTTAGAAAATGCTGTTGTTATTAAAGATGATGTCATTTTTAGTAAAGAGGGTTTAAAATTTCCAGATGAAATGGCAAGACATAAAATTTTAGATATTATTGGGGATTTATCTCTTGTAGGATTTCCCTTTTTGGCTCATATTATTGCTATTCGTTCTGGGCATACTGCAAATACAGCATTTGCAAAAGAAATATTTAATTATATTACAATGGAGAGTCACTAA